In Kangiella koreensis DSM 16069, a single window of DNA contains:
- a CDS encoding saccharopine dehydrogenase C-terminal domain-containing protein, whose protein sequence is MAKFLVFGAGFVAEPLVEYLLRRSDNTVTVVSHILEEAQALANKFPGVDAVQADVTNQAQIEPLIADYDLVVSLVPATLHAVIAKAAIAQGKNMVTASYESPAMRELKQDALDAGVTILNEIGLDPGIDHLSAMKIIDQAHADNEKVISFVSWCGGLPSPEANDNPLGYKFSWAPKGVLLALLNDALFLHNGKVERVVAKELLKWAKPLQANGLNLEGYPNRDSTGYQEIYGIPEAENIIRGTFRYSGFCEIIQAAKDLSLLDAESEVPTGNTIWTDYVCQINGVDNFDALKTRVSESAWRGLGWIGCFSEKATGDFAGPIDAFCNLLVQKLNYHEDQVDMVLLQHKFEIEKADGSRYHIASTLQEFGQVGGYSAMSKTVGYPAAIACQLIADGIIDRKGIILPMTKDIYLPILELLEKEGVTCEEELREYKPEFLSELAS, encoded by the coding sequence ATGGCTAAGTTTTTAGTATTCGGTGCAGGATTTGTTGCCGAACCTTTAGTTGAATATTTATTACGTCGCTCTGACAATACAGTAACAGTGGTTAGCCATATTCTTGAAGAAGCACAAGCTTTGGCAAATAAGTTTCCTGGTGTGGACGCGGTGCAGGCTGATGTTACCAATCAAGCACAAATTGAACCATTAATAGCTGACTACGATCTGGTTGTTAGTTTAGTGCCTGCGACTCTTCATGCGGTGATAGCCAAAGCAGCCATCGCACAGGGGAAAAATATGGTGACAGCCAGTTATGAATCCCCAGCAATGCGCGAGCTGAAACAGGATGCCCTGGATGCTGGTGTCACTATTTTGAATGAAATCGGTTTAGACCCAGGTATTGATCACTTAAGCGCGATGAAAATTATTGATCAGGCACATGCTGATAATGAAAAGGTCATAAGCTTCGTATCTTGGTGTGGTGGTTTGCCTTCACCTGAAGCCAATGACAATCCTCTTGGCTATAAATTCTCGTGGGCGCCAAAAGGTGTCTTGTTGGCGTTACTTAATGATGCGCTATTTTTGCATAATGGTAAGGTTGAACGTGTTGTCGCAAAAGAACTTCTTAAATGGGCTAAACCTTTGCAGGCAAATGGTTTAAACCTGGAAGGGTATCCAAACCGTGATTCAACGGGTTATCAGGAAATCTATGGAATTCCTGAAGCAGAAAATATTATTCGTGGCACATTCCGTTATTCTGGTTTTTGCGAGATCATTCAAGCAGCCAAAGATCTGAGTCTGTTGGATGCTGAGTCAGAAGTGCCAACTGGTAATACTATTTGGACCGATTATGTTTGCCAGATAAACGGCGTTGATAACTTTGACGCACTTAAAACCAGGGTTTCTGAGTCAGCATGGCGTGGTTTGGGCTGGATAGGTTGTTTCTCAGAGAAAGCTACTGGTGATTTTGCAGGCCCGATTGATGCATTTTGTAACCTGCTCGTGCAGAAATTAAATTATCATGAAGACCAGGTTGATATGGTACTACTTCAGCACAAATTTGAAATCGAAAAAGCTGACGGTAGTCGTTACCATATTGCTTCAACCTTACAAGAGTTTGGCCAAGTGGGTGGTTATTCTGCAATGTCTAAAACAGTCGGTTACCCTGCCGCAATTGCATGTCAGCTCATTGCAGATGGCATAATAGATCGAAAAGGCATTATCTTACCGATGACTAAAGATATTTACCTTCCTATTCTTGAGCTTCTTGAAAAAGAAGGGGTTACCTGTGAAGAAGAGCTCAGGGAGTACAAGCCTGAATTCTTAAGCGAGTTAGCTAGTTAG
- the metX gene encoding homoserine O-succinyltransferase MetX: MSQQSAGLISDSNSQHWLSVSSRTPRHSVDFIDVGSVHIESLSLLHGGLIEDLEVHYNCYGSLQNPAIVVLGGISSSRNIHDWWGDLVGKGKAINLDQFCVIGIDYIVNQDSANPNLISPFDQAKAIGLVLEKLTLSKVEAIAGSSYGGMVALAFASLYPTKLNKLICIAAAHRNTQVSVAQRQIQQQILSLGIRTGEIKSAISIARELGFISYRSEQELENRFNPLRVINDQTLTFELVDYLKHHGEKFADQFDIERYHSLSQSIDLHKVNPKDIHAHALFVAIDSDRLVPAHLIKECADSCAGKSHIKTIHSSFGHDGFLLETEQLAECITPFLRNSL, encoded by the coding sequence ATGTCACAACAAAGTGCAGGGCTGATTTCAGATAGTAATTCACAACATTGGTTGTCAGTGTCCAGTCGGACACCCAGGCATAGTGTGGATTTTATTGATGTGGGGTCAGTTCATATTGAAAGTTTGTCATTATTGCATGGGGGACTTATTGAAGACTTGGAAGTGCATTACAACTGTTATGGCTCCTTGCAAAACCCAGCCATAGTAGTTTTAGGTGGGATTTCATCTTCGCGCAATATCCATGATTGGTGGGGAGACTTGGTTGGTAAAGGAAAGGCTATCAATCTCGACCAGTTTTGTGTGATTGGAATTGATTACATAGTTAACCAAGATTCTGCTAACCCAAACCTTATTTCTCCTTTTGATCAGGCCAAGGCGATAGGCCTGGTGTTGGAGAAGTTAACTTTAAGCAAAGTTGAAGCGATTGCTGGAAGTTCCTACGGTGGCATGGTGGCTTTAGCATTTGCATCGTTATATCCGACCAAGCTTAACAAACTAATTTGCATCGCAGCAGCGCACAGAAACACACAAGTATCGGTAGCTCAACGGCAAATTCAGCAACAGATATTGAGCCTGGGTATCCGTACTGGCGAAATTAAATCGGCTATATCTATTGCAAGAGAGCTTGGATTCATAAGCTATCGAAGTGAGCAGGAGTTAGAAAATAGATTCAATCCATTGAGAGTGATAAACGACCAAACATTAACCTTCGAGCTTGTTGATTATTTAAAGCATCATGGTGAAAAGTTCGCCGACCAATTTGATATCGAAAGATATCATTCACTTTCTCAATCTATCGACCTGCATAAAGTTAATCCAAAAGACATCCACGCCCATGCGCTGTTTGTTGCTATCGACAGCGATAGATTAGTTCCGGCACATTTAATTAAAGAATGTGCAGATTCTTGTGCAGGAAAATCTCATATTAAAACTATCCACTCGTCATTTGGCCACGACGGATTTTTGCTGGAAACCGAGCAGTTGGCAGAGTGTATAACACCATTTCTGAGGAATTCATTATGA
- a CDS encoding LysR substrate-binding domain-containing protein gives MKLQQLKYLIAIADNNLSITNAAQKIFTSQPGISKQLRLLEDELQTKIFERNGKQLVGITQVGNEILGRARKVMQEISNIKRLSSELSQDDSGCFSIGTTQTQAQYVLPRTFAAFHKEYPNLKIDLQQGTTEQVIEQLRKQEIDFVIASGTAGLGPDIVQIPCYQWDRSILFPQDHELGDLRKITLEDVVKYPLVTYNLSDKNSSSLMRACKKEKLEPNIVFTARDADIIKTYVRKGFGVGIIANMAYDPQADKDLISYPTSDMLPQCTTWLAFHKNLFLKQYMKDFIAMFAPHISQQELIRYLYSEHTSSKELLSRFETKSHNPANLQARAATA, from the coding sequence ATGAAACTGCAACAGCTAAAATATTTGATCGCTATTGCTGATAACAACCTCAGCATTACCAATGCCGCTCAAAAAATATTTACATCCCAACCCGGGATCAGCAAACAGCTAAGACTGCTAGAAGATGAATTACAAACTAAAATCTTCGAGCGCAACGGCAAGCAGCTGGTGGGAATAACACAAGTTGGTAATGAAATACTTGGCCGTGCGCGCAAGGTCATGCAGGAAATCAGTAACATTAAACGACTCTCCAGTGAATTAAGCCAAGACGACTCCGGCTGCTTTTCAATCGGCACGACACAAACGCAGGCTCAATATGTCCTGCCGAGAACTTTTGCCGCATTCCACAAAGAATATCCCAATCTCAAAATTGACTTGCAACAAGGTACAACCGAGCAGGTCATTGAACAGCTGCGTAAGCAGGAGATTGATTTTGTAATCGCCTCTGGCACTGCTGGTCTTGGCCCTGACATCGTTCAAATCCCTTGCTACCAATGGGATAGATCGATTCTGTTTCCCCAAGACCATGAACTAGGGGACTTAAGAAAAATTACCTTAGAAGATGTGGTTAAATACCCACTGGTGACTTATAACTTGAGTGATAAAAACTCATCAAGTTTGATGCGCGCCTGTAAAAAAGAGAAACTGGAACCGAATATCGTCTTTACTGCCCGCGATGCGGACATCATTAAGACCTACGTTAGGAAGGGTTTTGGGGTCGGTATCATTGCTAATATGGCTTATGATCCGCAAGCAGACAAAGACCTAATCAGCTACCCTACTTCTGATATGTTGCCACAATGCACAACCTGGCTAGCATTTCATAAAAATCTATTTTTAAAGCAGTACATGAAAGATTTTATTGCAATGTTTGCGCCTCACATCTCACAGCAAGAGCTTATTCGCTATTTATACAGCGAGCATACATCTTCTAAAGAGTTGTTAAGCCGTTTTGAAACAAAAAGCCATAACCCTGCAAATCTTCAAGCAAGAGCAGCTACTGCATAA
- the cysK gene encoding cysteine synthase A, whose amino-acid sequence MIHDSILGTIGNTPVIRINRLAPSHVSMFVKAEYFNPLSSVKDRLAYAIINDAEQRGLLKPGQTVVEATSGNTGIALAMVCAAKGYPFVAVMTETFSIERRKIMRALGAKVILTPAAERGTGMVRVAKELSEKKGWFLARQFENEANPAYHRNTTAPEILQDFAGKRLDYFVSGYGTGGTITGVGEVLKVARPETKIIATEPAGASLLAGKEWQPHKIQGWTPDFIADVMNQEIYDQVIPISDELARDTSLALAQKEGIFCGISAGATFAAALQVAKEAEEGASILAMLPDTGERYMSTFLFEGINEGSDDELLS is encoded by the coding sequence ATGATTCATGATTCCATTTTGGGCACTATCGGCAATACACCGGTTATCAGAATAAACCGATTGGCACCTAGCCATGTGTCAATGTTTGTTAAAGCGGAATATTTTAATCCGCTATCTTCAGTAAAGGATCGTCTCGCTTACGCTATTATCAATGATGCGGAGCAACGTGGATTACTTAAGCCTGGTCAAACAGTAGTAGAGGCCACATCGGGGAATACAGGCATTGCCCTGGCTATGGTATGTGCAGCAAAAGGGTATCCCTTTGTGGCGGTTATGACTGAAACCTTTTCTATCGAGCGTAGAAAGATTATGCGAGCTCTTGGGGCTAAGGTCATTCTTACTCCCGCAGCTGAGCGTGGCACTGGCATGGTTAGGGTTGCTAAGGAGCTATCAGAAAAAAAAGGATGGTTCCTAGCTCGTCAATTTGAGAACGAAGCCAATCCAGCGTATCACCGCAATACGACTGCTCCTGAAATTCTGCAGGACTTTGCGGGAAAACGATTAGATTATTTCGTCAGCGGGTATGGCACTGGTGGCACTATTACAGGAGTTGGAGAAGTGCTAAAAGTAGCGCGCCCAGAAACAAAGATTATTGCAACCGAACCGGCGGGCGCTTCGTTGCTTGCTGGTAAAGAATGGCAGCCCCATAAAATTCAAGGATGGACCCCCGACTTTATTGCGGATGTTATGAATCAGGAGATCTATGATCAAGTGATTCCTATTAGCGATGAGCTGGCGCGTGATACATCATTAGCGCTTGCACAAAAAGAAGGCATCTTCTGTGGTATTTCAGCAGGAGCAACTTTTGCCGCAGCTTTGCAGGTTGCGAAAGAAGCTGAAGAGGGCGCATCTATTTTAGCAATGCTACCAGACACTGGAGAGCGCTACATGAGCACTTTCCTGTTTGAGGGCATTAATGAAGGGAGTGATGACGAGCTATTAAGTTAG
- the nadA gene encoding quinolinate synthase NadA — protein MAMNSIVAPIEIDVPFPKPPVELSADEKNHHRSLIVELLKRHNAVLIAHYYTDPEIQSLAEETGGFVGDSLEMAKFGARHPAETLIIAGVKFMGETAKILSPEKRVLMPTLEATCSLDLGCPIEPFSEFCDQHPDREVVVYANTSAAVKARADWVVTSSIAVDVLEYLAEQGKKIIWGPDKHLGRYIQQKTGADMLLWQGACIVHDEFKFNALEQCMALYPEAAVLVHPESPQNIVDLADFVGSTSQLIKAAKELPNKQVIVATDKGIFYKMQQAAPEKELIIAPTAGEGATCRSCAHCPWMKMNVLQLLSQVFERDDNEIFVDHDLAEKALIPLQKMVNFANDIQVNVKSNI, from the coding sequence ATGGCGATGAATTCTATTGTAGCGCCCATTGAAATTGATGTCCCATTTCCAAAGCCACCTGTCGAGTTGTCTGCTGATGAGAAAAATCATCACCGTTCACTCATAGTTGAGCTGCTGAAAAGACACAATGCTGTTTTAATTGCTCACTATTACACCGATCCCGAGATTCAGTCTCTGGCAGAAGAAACGGGTGGGTTTGTTGGTGATTCGTTAGAAATGGCAAAATTTGGAGCACGTCACCCAGCTGAAACCTTGATTATTGCAGGGGTTAAGTTTATGGGAGAAACGGCCAAAATCCTAAGCCCTGAAAAGCGTGTTTTGATGCCTACACTGGAGGCGACATGCTCTCTGGATCTGGGGTGTCCTATAGAGCCATTCAGCGAATTTTGCGACCAGCATCCTGACCGAGAAGTGGTTGTGTATGCTAATACATCAGCCGCTGTAAAAGCGCGTGCCGATTGGGTTGTGACGTCTAGTATTGCGGTGGATGTGCTTGAGTATTTAGCCGAACAGGGTAAAAAGATTATCTGGGGACCTGATAAGCACCTGGGGCGCTATATTCAGCAGAAAACGGGTGCCGATATGTTGTTATGGCAAGGTGCCTGTATCGTTCACGACGAGTTTAAATTTAATGCCCTTGAGCAGTGTATGGCTTTATACCCAGAAGCTGCGGTATTGGTGCATCCTGAATCGCCCCAGAATATTGTCGACCTGGCTGATTTTGTGGGCTCAACCTCACAACTGATTAAAGCAGCTAAAGAGCTACCGAACAAACAAGTTATCGTTGCAACCGATAAAGGCATTTTCTATAAAATGCAGCAGGCAGCGCCTGAAAAAGAACTGATTATTGCACCGACAGCGGGGGAGGGAGCAACCTGCCGAAGTTGTGCACATTGCCCCTGGATGAAGATGAATGTCTTACAACTCTTGTCGCAAGTCTTTGAACGTGATGATAATGAAATCTTCGTTGATCACGATTTAGCTGAAAAAGCATTGATCCCTTTACAGAAAATGGTAAATTTTGCTAACGATATACAAGTAAACGTCAAAAGTAATATTTAA
- the metB gene encoding cystathionine gamma-synthase, whose protein sequence is MSSSNQTIAVRSGIESDQQFGAVTPPLYLSSNYTFADLEQPRQYDYSRSGNPTRDTLADTLAQLEAGCGGVITSSGMSAIYLVTHLCDKDDVIIAPHDCYGGTYRLLNSLAERGRFKVEFVDQGCDESIQQALQGKPKLIWIETPSNPLLRVVDIQNICELAGQDIIKVVDNTFLSPVLQQPLTLGADIVVHSTTKYINGHSDVVGGAVIAKEQALFEQLAWWANCIGVTGSPFDSFITSRGLRTLSVRMRQHQENTQKVIEYLQQQPLVKNIYYPGLESHPSHQIAKKQQLGFGAMLSFELEIKGANLRTFVNSLSLFSLAESLGGVESLICHPATMTHAAMDPAARLKAGISNSLLRLSVGIEDADDLVRDLDSAFQRCQIKVLQGEQHG, encoded by the coding sequence ATGAGCAGTAGTAATCAGACCATTGCAGTCCGTTCCGGGATTGAGTCGGATCAACAATTCGGTGCAGTGACACCGCCTTTATACTTGTCATCCAACTATACATTCGCTGATTTAGAGCAGCCAAGACAGTATGACTATAGCCGCTCCGGTAATCCAACGCGCGATACTCTAGCTGACACTTTGGCTCAGTTGGAAGCGGGTTGTGGTGGAGTGATCACTTCAAGCGGCATGTCTGCTATCTATCTGGTAACCCATTTATGCGATAAGGATGACGTCATTATTGCACCACATGATTGCTATGGAGGGACCTATCGTTTACTTAACAGCTTAGCGGAAAGAGGGCGGTTTAAAGTTGAATTTGTTGATCAAGGTTGTGATGAAAGTATACAGCAAGCGCTGCAAGGCAAGCCTAAGTTAATCTGGATAGAAACCCCGAGTAACCCATTGCTACGAGTGGTGGACATACAAAACATATGTGAACTGGCTGGCCAGGATATTATAAAAGTTGTCGATAACACCTTTTTGTCACCGGTGTTGCAACAACCACTAACCCTTGGTGCGGATATCGTGGTTCATTCAACCACAAAATATATTAATGGGCATAGTGATGTTGTAGGTGGTGCAGTTATTGCCAAGGAACAGGCATTGTTTGAACAGCTGGCCTGGTGGGCAAATTGTATTGGTGTTACCGGCTCACCCTTTGACAGTTTTATAACTAGCCGTGGACTAAGAACCTTGTCTGTGCGTATGCGCCAGCATCAGGAAAATACTCAAAAAGTTATTGAGTATTTACAACAACAGCCACTGGTAAAGAATATTTACTATCCAGGACTAGAGTCTCACCCGTCCCACCAAATCGCAAAAAAGCAACAACTTGGATTTGGCGCCATGCTGTCTTTTGAACTGGAGATTAAAGGTGCCAATTTGCGCACTTTTGTAAATAGCCTGAGTCTATTTTCGTTAGCCGAATCATTAGGTGGCGTAGAAAGCTTGATTTGTCATCCAGCTACCATGACGCATGCTGCAATGGATCCTGCTGCTCGATTAAAAGCGGGTATTAGCAATAGTTTGCTGCGCCTCTCAGTGGGCATAGAAGATGCCGATGATTTAGTGAGGGATTTAGACAGTGCCTTTCAACGATGTCAAATTAAAGTATTACAAGGTGAGCAGCATGGCTGA
- a CDS encoding class I SAM-dependent methyltransferase produces the protein MKTKITTLSLAVLVTLGITACSDQKEQAESEQEANQLVAVETTKTEQEVKVEKKTTTGSSLLGIIEGEHRSDANKARNQYRHPAETLKFFGIKPGMTIVEVSPGGGWYTEILAPWLGAEGKLYAAHFDPNSEVEYYRNGLKNFQEKLEANPDLYSNVELTVFDATSSTPIAPANSADVVVTFRNVHNWMRGGRDDALNAFSLMYDAVKPGGYLGVVEHRLATGLKQDEQASSGYMHEKFVIDLAEEAGFKLLERSQINANPKDTTNHPKGVWTLPPSLRLGDENRDTYLEIGESDRMTLKFVKPATE, from the coding sequence ATGAAAACCAAAATAACAACGTTAAGCTTAGCGGTTCTTGTCACCTTAGGCATTACTGCCTGCAGTGATCAAAAAGAACAGGCCGAGTCTGAGCAAGAAGCTAACCAGTTAGTTGCTGTAGAAACTACTAAGACCGAGCAAGAAGTCAAAGTTGAGAAGAAGACTACAACTGGAAGCAGCTTGCTGGGAATTATTGAGGGTGAACATAGAAGCGATGCAAATAAAGCTCGTAACCAATATCGTCATCCTGCTGAAACACTTAAGTTTTTTGGTATCAAACCAGGAATGACGATAGTTGAAGTTTCGCCAGGTGGCGGATGGTACACAGAGATTCTTGCGCCTTGGCTGGGTGCTGAAGGTAAGTTGTATGCTGCTCATTTCGATCCGAACTCTGAAGTGGAGTACTATCGTAACGGTTTAAAGAATTTCCAGGAGAAGTTAGAAGCTAATCCAGATTTGTATTCAAATGTTGAGTTAACCGTTTTTGATGCTACTTCAAGTACGCCAATTGCACCCGCTAACAGTGCTGATGTCGTTGTCACGTTCCGTAATGTTCACAACTGGATGCGTGGTGGTCGTGATGACGCTCTTAACGCTTTTAGCTTAATGTATGATGCCGTTAAACCTGGCGGTTACCTTGGTGTTGTTGAGCATCGTTTAGCAACTGGTTTAAAGCAAGACGAGCAGGCGAGCTCTGGCTATATGCATGAAAAATTTGTGATTGATCTTGCGGAAGAGGCTGGATTCAAGCTTCTGGAGCGTTCACAGATTAATGCGAATCCTAAAGATACGACCAATCATCCTAAAGGTGTGTGGACTTTGCCGCCTAGCTTAAGACTGGGTGATGAAAATCGAGATACTTATTTGGAAATTGGTGAGAGTGATCGCATGACTCTCAAGTTTGTGAAGCCTGCTACTGAATAA
- a CDS encoding prolyl oligopeptidase family serine peptidase, giving the protein MRFHRQGYRTYHSTSKNVTQRFIGNSLILMVLMLSLSSCSDDPEPKQAPVTKVSLPQNPTQDYDYQLNGVQIQDNYMWLNQKTPQRTEWMEQQTELVSKYFSTLESDLNDDPKPQDIFNHLYPQQYVNKYFYIKESTLKPSVIAVYDSIKEIEIELGELPDNQKVVATSLSPEGRFFAIQSQNRQELYRWFIFDLAQRRFLSYRLPATEIQTKFNWLDGFNRFIYQADQQVHYLNLGQGPDFSQILFDLNDHMDDVEQWQIDAKLTDDNRFLLVTAKHLIDTSDQIWVLPITESGEIQSAISMARNTRASLKFVGNINETFYFHTNLVAPRWRIISINLNQPSRRDWKEVVSQQNELLISAQLIDNQWLLHYLDNTQQKVYLSKLNGSAKQEIEVTSNSDLIIQRPKAMINRQLSTLATINSFQHPARIFTIDTKARQLSNSLLPLEETSDLVSETVFYRSSDGSRIPLTLTYHEDISKDGDNPTLLITNQGFGHIQLPYYSPVFTDWISKGGVIAIAHIRGGGIYGESWRQSVSGQKHARAVEDIVAAVDWLANNDFSKRQYIAAYGEGFAGSLLMEAAIHAPQNFRALVLKNIEANYLKYLEEKSPYWMKEFMLNSDQASTEWFLAVSPYHRLTNKSYPAALIIDDGNESAVSNFKTLAKWQNLQLSPHPILLLNRDIASELSDEQDFELITQEAINYFLSNELRASKSEQQTQP; this is encoded by the coding sequence ATGCGCTTTCACCGTCAAGGGTACCGAACATACCATTCAACATCTAAAAATGTTACCCAAAGGTTTATCGGTAACAGCCTAATATTAATGGTTTTGATGCTGTCATTAAGTTCTTGCTCAGATGACCCGGAACCCAAGCAAGCGCCTGTAACTAAAGTATCTTTGCCACAAAACCCGACTCAGGACTACGACTACCAATTAAATGGTGTTCAGATTCAGGACAATTACATGTGGCTGAATCAGAAAACACCCCAGCGCACAGAATGGATGGAGCAACAGACCGAACTAGTCAGCAAATATTTTTCCACATTAGAAAGTGATTTAAATGATGACCCAAAACCACAAGATATCTTCAATCACCTTTATCCACAGCAATATGTAAACAAATACTTTTATATTAAAGAAAGCACCCTAAAACCAAGTGTCATTGCGGTTTACGATAGTATAAAAGAAATTGAAATAGAATTAGGAGAGCTGCCGGATAATCAAAAGGTTGTCGCAACGTCACTCTCCCCAGAAGGACGTTTTTTTGCCATCCAGAGCCAAAACCGGCAAGAGCTTTATCGCTGGTTTATTTTTGATTTGGCGCAAAGAAGGTTTCTCTCTTATCGCCTGCCAGCAACCGAGATTCAAACCAAATTCAACTGGCTTGATGGGTTCAATCGATTTATTTACCAAGCTGATCAGCAAGTCCACTATCTAAACTTGGGCCAAGGCCCTGACTTTAGCCAGATATTATTTGATTTAAACGATCACATGGATGATGTAGAGCAATGGCAGATTGATGCTAAACTTACTGATGATAATCGTTTTCTGTTAGTTACTGCAAAGCATCTGATCGATACATCAGACCAAATCTGGGTCTTGCCAATTACTGAATCAGGTGAAATTCAATCAGCCATAAGCATGGCAAGAAACACCCGCGCAAGTCTTAAATTCGTGGGTAATATCAATGAGACATTTTATTTCCATACGAACCTGGTCGCTCCACGCTGGAGAATAATATCGATCAACTTAAATCAACCTTCGCGCCGCGATTGGAAAGAAGTCGTTTCACAACAAAATGAACTACTCATATCAGCTCAGCTTATCGATAACCAATGGTTATTACATTATCTTGATAATACCCAGCAAAAAGTCTATTTGTCTAAACTCAATGGCAGTGCGAAACAAGAGATCGAAGTTACTTCCAATAGTGATCTGATCATTCAGCGTCCCAAAGCAATGATTAATCGGCAACTAAGCACTCTCGCTACCATCAATAGTTTCCAGCATCCGGCAAGAATTTTTACAATTGATACTAAAGCGAGACAACTGTCTAACAGCCTTTTGCCACTTGAGGAAACTTCAGACCTGGTATCCGAAACAGTATTCTATCGCTCATCTGATGGCAGTCGAATCCCTTTAACATTGACATATCACGAGGACATTTCTAAAGATGGTGACAATCCAACTTTATTGATCACTAACCAGGGATTTGGCCATATTCAACTGCCCTACTACTCTCCTGTTTTTACTGACTGGATATCTAAAGGAGGCGTTATTGCTATTGCTCATATTCGAGGTGGTGGTATCTATGGTGAAAGTTGGCGCCAATCCGTAAGTGGGCAAAAGCATGCAAGAGCAGTTGAGGATATTGTGGCCGCAGTAGACTGGCTTGCCAATAATGATTTCTCAAAAAGGCAATACATTGCAGCTTATGGTGAAGGATTTGCTGGGAGCTTGTTGATGGAGGCTGCTATTCACGCCCCCCAAAACTTCCGAGCATTGGTATTAAAAAATATAGAAGCTAATTACCTGAAGTACCTGGAAGAAAAGAGTCCATACTGGATGAAAGAGTTCATGCTCAATAGTGATCAGGCATCAACGGAGTGGTTTCTTGCCGTCAGTCCTTATCACAGGCTTACTAACAAGAGCTATCCCGCTGCACTGATCATAGATGATGGTAATGAAAGCGCTGTCAGTAACTTTAAAACATTAGCAAAGTGGCAGAATCTTCAGCTCTCGCCGCATCCGATTTTATTGCTGAATAGAGATATTGCTTCAGAGCTGAGTGATGAACAGGACTTTGAACTCATTACTCAAGAAGCAATAAACTACTTCCTGAGCAATGAGTTACGAGCCAGCAAATCGGAACAACAAACTCAACCTTAG
- the metJ gene encoding met regulon transcriptional regulator MetJ: MAKDWDGNFINPYVEHGEKKDKVKKITVSIPFSVLKILTDERTRRQVNNLRHATNSELLCEAFLHAYTGQPLPTDDDLRKDRDDYVLDMETKGEKIKK; encoded by the coding sequence ATGGCTAAAGATTGGGATGGAAACTTTATCAATCCATACGTTGAACACGGTGAGAAAAAAGACAAAGTAAAGAAAATTACAGTATCAATACCTTTTTCGGTACTGAAAATATTGACCGACGAAAGAACTCGTCGCCAAGTTAATAATTTGCGCCATGCCACTAATAGCGAATTATTATGTGAAGCATTTTTGCACGCTTACACAGGACAGCCCTTGCCAACAGATGATGATTTACGAAAAGATCGAGATGATTATGTGCTGGATATGGAAACTAAAGGTGAGAAAATAAAGAAGTAG